GAACAAAACAGTTAGACAAAGTGTAGAGCCTATAAAGAATAAGAAAGGTCAAGTGATTGGTGTTTTGATTATTGAACAAGATATTACAAAGCATATTAAGAGAGACAAAGAGATGAAGGATCTATTGGAAACAACAGAAAAGCTAACAGAAACCTTAAGTACGTTGAAGGGTGCAGAAAATACAATTATCCATCATGTAAATGAAGCCATTATTATGTTTAACAGCAATGGCACTGCTACTTATTGCAATCCTGAGGCCCATCAACTTTATAAAAAACTGGGTTATCAAGACGAAATTGTTGGATTAGCCTTCAGCAACTTAGCATTAAGTGGCAGGAGCTTTTCTGGCATTGTGCATAACAATTTTGTCAATGTAGAAGAAGTGAAAATAGGAAAATTATCCCTCCGTGTGAAATATGTGGCTATGGAGGATGAAAATAAAATTACCGGAATCATTATGATTATCAATGATGTTACAGAGGTAAAGGAAAAAGAAATGGAACTGATTTCAAAATCTGTTGCCATTAGTGAAATACATCATCGTGTGAAGAATAATTTGCAAACCATTGCCAGTTTGTTGAGGCTGCAGTCACGACGCATTCACCAGGATAAAGCAAAGAAAGCCTTCAACGAAAGTATTAGTAGAATTTTAAGCATTGCCATTACCCACGAACTGCTAGCTCAAAATGGTGTGGATGATGTTGATTTGCGAACCATCTTAGAAAGAATGAAGGAGAGTACATTGGATTATGTGGTATCTCCAGAAAAAAATATCAGTATTCAAATCAAAGGAGATCATATCACTGTAAATTCTAATAAAGCTACCTCTATTGCACTGGTTGTGAATGAGCTTTTACAAAATTCCTTAGAACATGGTTTTGAAGGAAGGAAAGATGGTCAAATTGAAATTACGATTCAAAAGGGTGAAATCTATACGCAGGTTACTGTAACCGATAATGGTGTGGGCTTTGATACAGAAAAGCCTCAAAGAAAAAGTCTGGGGTTAAGCATCGTCAACAGT
The sequence above is drawn from the Clostridium formicaceticum genome and encodes:
- a CDS encoding sensor histidine kinase is translated as MLRELCETYTQLSDTDILILENLKQMLPLISRAIKADVFIDCLTNIPNIAVVVAEAKQTQEESMYQHSVVGKFALGENEPAALRTLETGVSSRDLKALTQENKTVRQSVEPIKNKKGQVIGVLIIEQDITKHIKRDKEMKDLLETTEKLTETLSTLKGAENTIIHHVNEAIIMFNSNGTATYCNPEAHQLYKKLGYQDEIVGLAFSNLALSGRSFSGIVHNNFVNVEEVKIGKLSLRVKYVAMEDENKITGIIMIINDVTEVKEKEMELISKSVAISEIHHRVKNNLQTIASLLRLQSRRIHQDKAKKAFNESISRILSIAITHELLAQNGVDDVDLRTILERMKESTLDYVVSPEKNISIQIKGDHITVNSNKATSIALVVNELLQNSLEHGFEGRKDGQIEITIQKGEIYTQVTVTDNGVGFDTEKPQRKSLGLSIVNSIVRERLYGNLQMNSSSTGTEIRFNFKNE